GGTTCATCCTACACACCGCGCGGCCCATTTTCCGCAAACAATGGCGCACTGTTCTATCAGTTGGAGTTAGACCTCATCATTCCTTTGTATTTCTTTACCAAGGAAAAGTACGGTGTAGAACAGGCACAGCGCAATCAAGCGGCTGCTGAGGCAGGCAATATTTCTAATCGTCAGCAAATCGTGCTCGCTGTGAATACTGCTTATGCTGCTTATGAGCAGGCTAAGAATCAAACCCAGTTTTTGAAAGATCGCCAAGTACCACAAGCAGATGCTGCTTACAAGGTAGGATTAATTCAGTATTCCAATAACGGTCAAGGCTTTAATGATTTATTGACTGCGCAAACGCAATTGCGTAACTTAGAGATTGCATTGGCTCAGGCTGAAAGCAATCTATTGCAGGCTCAAGCGGTATTAATGGTTTCAGCGGGCAAAGAACCCTTTTAAGGAGTAGTTTTGAAAGACAAAATTCTTTCGTTTCTAAAGCATTGGTATGAAAAGGCAAAGCCTATTTTGCATAAGGGCGCACATCATGGCGCAAGCCATGCAAAAGTAGCCGCTGCTGGCTTAGGAGGTTTGTACTGGAACCTATCACCACAGAATCGCCATCGTGTTCGCCTTGCTGCCTTTGCCTTTGCCATTCTCTCTGTGGGCATTGTGCTGGGTCGCGTTACCAATGTGAATCGTTCGGTAAAAGTGGAGACTTCTGATAAGGCGCTAAAAGTAGAGAGTAGTGGCATATTGGAATTAAAGCTTCCTGGCGTAACCCTGAATCCAGCTATCTATGTATTTCAGGCAGCAGAAAAAGTACAGGTACCTGTAAACCTCAAAGTGCCTGGGCGTTTAGCATTTAATGCGGAGAAATCGAAAGTTCTGTCAGCACGCGCCCCTGGAAGAGTTGAGCGGATCTATGCTTTCGATGGCGCCCCGGTGGATATTGGATCGCCAATCGTAGAAATGTATAGTCCTGAGTTCTTGTCAGCGCAGCAAGAGTATTTACTTTCCTCCAAGACAGCAAAAGTTCTCGAGACAAGTAAAACAATGAGTGATTTGTTGGGCGATGCCCGCATTACTCAACAAGCTGCTGCTAATCGCATGAGAAACTTAGGTGCGGGTGATGGCGATATTAGGAGTATTGAAGCTACCGGTAAAACTACGAGTAACTTAATCATGCGCTCCCCTTTGAAGGGTGTAGTGGTAAAGCGTAACGTTGAACCTGGATCTGCCGTCAATTCAGGTGATGTAATTGCGACTTTGGCTGATCCTAAACAGTTATGGTTTTTAGGAAATGTTTTCGAACAAGACTTTAAGATGATTAAACAGGGTCAAAAAATGGTCTTGCATCTTGAGGCATACCCGGATAAAGAATTTGTAGCTACCGCAAATTACATTGCACCCACAATTGATCCTCAAACTCGCGCTTTATTAATTCGTGCAGACGTAGAGAATACGGATGACCTCTTGCGCCCAGATATGTATGCTTACGGATCGTTAACTACTGGTACGGCTGATGCAGTTGTAGTGCCGCAATCGGCGATTGTTCGCGTACGTGAAAATCGTTATGCCATTATCAAAGTTGGCTCGGAGACATACCGGCGTGTGCCAGTAAAAGGCTACGACTTAAATAGCAAGAGCTTTGCAATTACCGAAGGCATAGAGCAGGGCTGGCAAGTATTGGCTGAAGGCGCTGTGTTATTAAACGACCGCTTTGCGAAGCAGGAGGACTAAGTGAGCGTTTTCACCTCCTTTATTCGAGGGGTAATCGAGAAGCGCGTTCTGGTGATTTTTGCTTCGATCGTGTTGCTTGGACTTGGTATGTTCAGTCTAAGCAAGTTGCCTATTCAGCCATATCCTGGCGTTGCGCCATTAACAATCCAAGCAATTTCCCAGTGGCCTGGTAGAAGTACTACTGAAGTTGAGCAGCAAGTCACCATTCCAGTAGAGAATGCTTTAGCTGGCATTCCTGGATTACAAGCGTTTCGTTCGGTATCGCTATTTGGCTTATCTGTTGTAACGCTTAAATTTAATGACACAGCCGATCCATTTAAGGCACGTCAAGTTTTCATTAGTAACTTATCAAACGTCAGCTTTCCGCCTGGCGTTACTTCCAGTATTAGCCCGGACTCAGATGCCACTGGCGAGATCATGCGCTATGAGGTGCGCTCAGACTATGCAAGCTCAACCTTGCTCAAGACCTTACAAAACTATGAGATCTATAAAGAGCTCAAACAAACGCCTGGTGTAGCGGACGTCTCTTCCTTTGGTGGCAAGGTTCGTCAGTATCAAGTGATTGTGAGTCCTGAGAGCCTTCAGGCAAAGGGCGTAACTGTTAGCCAGTTGATCGATGCTTTAACGAATGCTAATAGCAATACTGGTGGCGGTTTACTTCCTAGTGGTGAGCAACAGTTTGTGGTGCGCGGTGTAGGCCTTCTCAAGAACATTGATGACATTAAGCAGGTGGTCATCACTATCAACAATGGCGTACCTATTCGCATCGGCGATGTTGCGCGAGTAGAAATCGGTAACGCTCCACGCTTGGGCATGTTCCAATTTAATGACAACCCTGATTCTGTTGAAGGTATTGTTTACCTGCGTCGCGGTGAGAATGCAACTGAGGTTTTGGCTCGCGTCCGTAGCACAGTTGAAAATATTAATAAGCATGTCCTGCCCCCTGGCATCGAGGTAAAGCCTTTTTATGATCGCCAGGTACTCTTAGACATCACTATTGGCACCGTTAAGCACACCTTGTTCTTTGGTATCTCGCTGGTGTTAGCAGTTCTGTTCTTCTTCTTGGGTAATATTCGTGCAGCTGCTGTGGTGGCTGCGGTTATCCCATTGGCTTTGTGCGTCTCATTCATTCAAATGCATTTGTGGAGCGTGCCAGCCAATTTGATTTCCTTGGGTGCGATTGACTTTGGTGTGATTGTTGATTCGGCGGTGATTTTGACTGAGAACGTCATGCGTCACTTAGAAGAGGGCGGTAAGCGCTTGAATCAAAGCATCATCATGGCCACTAGTGAAGTTCAACGTGCCATGATTTATTCGACTGGCATCATCATCGTGGCCTATTCCCCATTATTTTTTATGGGCGGTGTTGAGGGCATTATCTTTAAACCGATGGCCTTTACGATGGGCTTTGCTCTGATTGCTGCAATGGTTTTGAGTTTGACCTTCTTGCCCGCAATGATTTCATTGGTATTTGGTGAAAACTTGCACCACAAACCACCTTCATTTATTACTAAGATTTTGGATGGCTACAAGCCATTGCTAAGAAAGTGGATGGATCGTCCATTAACAGTTTTCTCAGCAGCAGTATTTGTCCTTGGTTTAACTCTCTTGAGCATGACCCGTTTGGGAACCGCATTCTTACCAACACTGGAGGAAAATAATATTTGGCTACGTGTCACCTTGCCGAATACTGTGGATCTAGATTACTCGGTCAAGGTTGCAGATCAGTTGCGCGAAACTTTTATGGCGCAACCGGAGATTGATAAGGTTGCAGCGCAAATCGGTCGCCCGGATGATGGTACTGATTCCACTGGCGTTTTCAACCAAGAATATGGTTTGTATCTAAAGAGTCCTGACAAGATGCCAAGTGGCACTTCAAAGAAGGATCTTATTACGCATTTAGAAACCGAACTGAATAAGATTCCCGGCATTACTTATAGCTTCTCACAATATATTCAAGATAACGTCAACGAGGCTTTATCTGGTGTTAAGGGTGAGAACTCCGTCAAAATTTACGGAACCGATCTGGATGTGCTTGATCAAAAGGCCCACGAGGTGATAGATCAGCTCAAACAGGTTCGTGGTGTAGCTGATGAGGGCATCCTAAAAGAGCTTGGTCAGCCAACGTTAAATATTCAAATTGATCGTGATAAGGCTGCGCGTTACGGCATTAATGTGAATGATATTCAGACGGTGGTGGCAAATGCCATTGGTGGTGCTGCTGTCACAAACTTGCTCGAAGATGAAAAGACCTTCGGCATTGCTATTCGCCTTAATGAAGGCAGTCGTAATGATGTATCCGATATTGGGCATTTATTAGTCGACTCTCCAGATGGAGTGAAAATTCCGCTGTCAATGGTGGCGACTGTGCGCTTAACGGATGGTCCATTCTTTATTTACCGTGAAGCAGGCAAGCGCTACATTGCGATTAAATTTAGCGTTCGTAACCGCGACCTAGGTAGCGCCGTTGAAGATGCGCAGTTCCTGGTGGAGCAGAATATTACTTTGCCGCCGAACTATTCCATTAGCTGGGATGGTCAGTTTAATCAGATGAAACAAGCTCAGAAAAAACTGATGTTGATTGTTCCTTTGGCGTTAATGGGCATCTTCTTGTTGTTAGTAAGTGCGTTTGGCAACTTCCGCGATGCTTTCATTGTGATGATTAATGTGCCGTTTGCTGCCATTGGTGGTGTGATTGCATTGCACTTGGCGGGTGAGACCTTAAGCATCTCTGCATTCTTTGGATTCTTATCGCTCTTTGGTATTGCGATCCAGGATGGCGTGATCCTCATTTCCTTTATTAATAAAACAGCCGCCACCGAGCATGGTCAGATGAAAGACATCATGGTCGAGGGTGCCTCACTCCGTGTTCGCCCGGTATTGATGACGGCGGCTCTTTCTGGTTTGGGTCTGTTACCAGCGGCCTTATCTCATTCGATTGGCTCTGAGGCGCAACGTCCTTTAGCTCTGGTCATTGTGGGTGGCATGGTGACAACTACCGTATTGACGCTCTTAGTATTGCCTGTAATTTATGGTTGGTTCAGAGGTCGCGCATTAACAATGCCAGCAAGTAATATCTAAATATTGAATAACGGAAAGCACTCAACAGCCATGAGCAATCGTCAACCTCACATCTTGGTCTCCAATGATGATGGCTATTTAGCTCCTGGCCTATTGGCTTTAGTGAATGCGGTGCGCCCCTTGGGTCGTATTACCGTGATTGCTCCTGAGCAGAACCATAGCGGCGCCTCGAATTCACTCACATTATCTAGACCATTGTCGATTCATCGTGTTGCAGGTGGCGAGCGTGATGGATTTTTCTTTGTCAATGGCACGCCAACTGATTGCGTGCACGTTGCCATGACAGGATTTTTGGATGAGAAACCTGACCTAGTGATCTCTGGCATCAATCAAGGTGAGAACATGGGTGAAGATACGCTTTACTCTGGCACTGTTGCTGCCGCAGTTGAGGGTGTGATGTTTGGTGTGCCAGGCATTGCATTCTCGCAAATTGATCGCGGCTGGAATCGCATTGAAGATGCCGCTAAAGCAGCGCATGATGTAGTAGCCCAAATGTTGGTTTCTGCCTTGGCTCGTACTGAGGGTACGGCAACGCTACTGAACGTCAACATCCCTAATCGTCCTTATGCCGATTTGTATCGCTGGCGTGTAACGCGCCTCGGTAATCGCCATCACTCTCAACCAGTGGTGGTGCAGGATAGTCCACGTGGTGAGAAGATCTACTGGATCGGTGCTGCAGGTGATGTTAAAGAGGGTTCAGAGGGCACGGACTTTCATGCGATTGCTGAGGGATGTATTTCGATTACGCCAATGCAATTGGATTTAACGCACCATGCTCGCTTGGCGGCGATGCGCGCGAATGGTTGGGATCGCGGTTGAAAGCTCCGACCGAACGCTTTGCTGCTTATCGGCAGGCCCTAGCAGCAAAAGTACATGCTGGCGGAGTAAAGCACGGTAAAACATTGGAGGCAATTGCTACTGTTCCTCGCCATGCTTTTATGGATCCTGGGTTGCACGCGCAAGCCTACGAAGATACTGCGTTACCAATTGGACATGAGCAGACTATCTCTAAGCCATCAGTAGTGGCACGCATGATTGAGTTGCTTCACAAGCCTAAACATAAACTTGGCAAAGTATTGGAGATTGGTACCGGTTGCGGTTACCAAGCGGCGGTACTGAGTTTATTAGCAGACGAGGTTTACTCAATTGAGCGTATTCGTCCGCTGCATGACATGGCAAGAGCTAAGTTGCGCCCATTTCGCATTAACAACCTTCGTTTGATATACGGTGACGGTATTTTGGGTTTGCCACAGGCTGCTCCATTTGATGGGATTATTTTGGCTGCAGCTGGATTGGGTATTCCGGATGCCTTGCTAGATCAGCTGTCGATAGGTGGGCGCCTAGTAGCCCCAGTCGCCAAAAATGACAAAGAGCAGCAACTGGTGATGGTTGAAAGAATGAGTTCCCAGCGCTATCAAAGAACTGTACTGGACGGGGTCTTTTTTGTACCCTTACAATCAGGGGTAGTATGAGATTTATGATGAATTCACCAATTCAGAACCCAATTTGATGCCATCCACTTTATTGAAGCTTTTCCTCGCCGCGCTCATGTCCTCATCTTTGATGTTGGTGGTTGGATGTTCTACACCTCGCACTAAGCCTGCTAGCGTGACTGATCGTAGTGGCGGCTCAAGTGAGCCTGCGCCCCCTGGTTACTATCGCGTTAAAAAAGGTGACACCTTGGCGCGCATTGCATTGGACCATGGTCAGGCACCACGTGATGTAGTGCAGTGGAACAAGGCAGCTAATCCTAGCTTTAATCCGAATGTGATTGAAGTGGGTGACTTGATTATGGTTAAAGCACCAGCAGGAACCAAGACTGCAAAAGTGGCTGAGAAAAAACCATCGTCCGAAAAATCAGATTCAGTAGTCTCCACTCCAGAGCCAGCAAAAAACGAGGTAGTTGCTGAGCCAGGCATTCGTTTATCTTGGCCTGCAAAAGGCAAGGTTACCGGTGAGTTCAGTGAGACCAATAAAGGGATTGATATTGCCGGCAAGGTCGGCGAGCCAGTTCTCGCCGCCTCTGATGGCAAGGTAGTCTATGCAGGTAATAGTTTACGTGGCTATGGCAACCTTGTGATTGTTAAGCACGACAACACTTATCTCACTGCTTATGCCCACAACAGTAAGCTCTTGGTAAAAGAGGGTGATACCGTTCGTAAGGGTCAGAAGATTGCCGAGATGGGCGATACAGACACTACTGCAGCTAAGCTCCACTTCGAGTTACGCGTTAACGGCAAACCAGTTAATCCAACGCCGTACTTGCAGTAATGTTGTCGGTCTAGGGTAGGCGCCATGGCGACCGTTCTTGTATTCGATATTGAAACCATCCCTGATGTAGCTGGATTGCGTCGCCTAGAAAATTTGCCGGACTCCATGAGTGATGCCGAGGTTGCTAGCAAAGTGATGGCTGAGCGCGCAGAAAAGACCGGTAGTGAATTTCTACCACTATTTCTACAAAAGATTGTTGCCATTTCTTGTGTGATTCGCAGAACTACTAAAGAGGGCTTGCCACAAATTAAAGTGGGCACTCTTGGCGCTCCGCAGGATGATGAGAAGGTCTTAATACAAGCCTTCTTTGATCTCATCGAAAAATATACCCCTCAATTGGTTTCTTGGAATGGCAGCGGCTTTGATTTACCTGTGTTGCACTATCGCGCTTTAGCGAATCATGTACAAGCCCCTCGTTATTGGGAGATGGGCGAGAGCCAGGATTCTGATAGCCGAGAATTTAAGTGGAATAACTACATCAGTCGTTATCACATGCGTCATCTCGACATGATGGATCTATTGGCTAAATTTAATGGTCGTGCAAATGCCCCTTTAGATGGATTGGCAAAGCTTTGCGGGTTCCCGGGCAAGATGGGTATGGATGGTAGTCAGGTATGGCCTGCGTATCAAGATGGCAAGATTAATGATATCCGCCGTTACTGTGAGACTGATGTGGTCAATACCTATCTCATGTACTGTCGTTTTCAATTGCTGCGTGGCGGTTTTTCTCATGCTGAATATCAAGAAGAAATTGAGTTTGTTAAGGCTTATTTAGAAAAAGAATCTAAAGAGCCTAATGGCAGTCAGTGGCAAGAATATCTCCAAGGTTTTTCTGCGGATGCGTAGGGGAGATAAGCCAGTCAATATTGAGGTGACTGAGCCAATTAAAGTCGAAGCACTGGATTTGGATGCCCAGGGAATTGCACGTCTAGCCCCTAATGAGGAAGAGACCGCCCAAGGTCAAAGCGGTAAGGTGATCTTTATTAAAGGCGCGCTGCCAACCGAGTTGGTCACTTACACCATCACCAGTAATAAAGCGCGCTTTAGCAAAGCCAAAGTACGCGACATTCTGAAACCCGCCGTGTTTAGGGCGGAACCTAAGTGCAAAGCCTTTGGTGTGTGTGGTGGCTGCACCATGCAGCATCTCGATATCAGGGCGCAAGTAGCGATGAAGCAGCGTGTACTTGAGGATGACTTGCAACACATTGCCAAAGTAAAGCCGCAAGAAATTCTGCGCCCGATGGGTGGGCCTACTTGGGAATATCGTCACCGAGCACGTCTAAGCGCTGTCAATCGCTCCATTAAAAAAGGTACGGTACTGATTGGTTTTCATGAGGGTAAGAGTGGCTATGTAGCTGACATGCTAGCTTGTGAAATTTTGCCTAAGCACGTATCAGACTTATTGCCCGAGATGCGCAAGTTAGTGATGGGATTATCGATTGTTGACCGTATGCCGCAGATTGAGATTGCGGTAGGCGAGCCGGAAGATGCCCTCTCGGATGATCCCAAGAAATCAAAACCAGTCACCGCTTTAGTGTTTCGCAATCTTAAACCTTTAACTGTTGAGGATGAGCAACGTCTCCGACAGTTTGCTGATCAGCACCAGGTTTGGGTATGGCTCCAACCCAAGGGGATTGAGACTGTTGCGCCGTTTTATCCTGAGACCGGCAAACTTTGTTATCGGCTGCCTGAGTTTGAAATTGAGATGCCCTTTAAACCTGCGGATTTCACACAGGTAAATCATATGATGAATCGTGCATTGGTGAGCAGGGCGATTCGATTGCTTGAAGTCAAAGAAACGGATCGAGTATTGGATCTCTTTTGCGGTATTGGCAACTTCACATTACCGCTTGCCAGAAAAGCAAAACAAGTTTTGGGGATCGAGGGTTTAGAGAGTTTGACAACTCGAGCTAAAGCCAATGCAGAACATAACGGACTCGTTGATAAAGCTAGCTTTATGCAAAGCGACTTATTTCAAGTTACAACAGAAACGATTGCATCGTGGGGCAAAGCAGAGCGCTGGTTAATGGATCCGCCGCGCGAGGGTGCAATGGAGATTTGTAAGGCGCTAGCAGAGTTGCATATTTCGCAAAGTGAATTGTTGCCAAAACGTATTGTTTACGTATCCTGCAATCCTAAAACTTTGGCGAGGGATGTGGAGATCTTGTGCCATCAGGCGGGCTACACATTGAGTAGTGCGGGCATAATTAATATGTTCCCCCACACCTCCCACGTGGAGTCTATGGCCGTATTTGTTCGTCTGTAGCCCCACAAACTCCTAATTTAGTTCTATTTTCCGTAAGTATTGCCCATATTTAGTGCATTTAGCTTGATGCTGGTGCGGCGCCCTCAAAATCATGTCTTATAGAAGAGTAGATTGAGCTTGTGCAGTGATGTATTGCTGCCCAACTTTTTATCTTCTGGAGAGCGTCATGAAAGCCTCAGATAGTTTTGCAATCTTATTGATTTTGGTTGCGCTATCCTATGCTGTGAGCATGTTTGTAGCGACTTAATTATTTAGCTAAACAAACAGACTAAATAGCAGCAGTAAAAAAGGCGCCCGCAGGCGCCTGATGAGAACAACACACTAAAGTTTTAGCGTGTCTTAATTTCCCTTAATCTCTATTACCACCAACAATACCCAAGAGGGCAAGTAAGTTGGTGAAGACGTTATACACATCTAAATAAATAGCCAATGTAGCCATGATGTAGTTTGTCTCGCCACCATTGATGACGCGTTGCACATCAACCAAGATAAAGGCTGAGAAGATGGCGATGGCTAACACCATCACAGTCAACATCAAAGCTGGCAATTGCAACCAGATGTTCGCCAATGAGGCAACGATTAGGAGTAACACGCCAACCATGAGCCATTTGCCCATTCCGGCAAAGTCGCTCTTACTTACAGTGGCAATAGTTGCCATCGTGGCGAAGATGGCAGCGGTGCCACCAAAGGACAGCATGATGAGGGTCGCACCATTGCTATAGCTGTTGAGGGTGAAGCCAATCAAACGGGACATCATGATGCCCATAAAGAAGGTAAAGCCCAGAAGCAAGAGGACGCCAACACCGGAATCTTTATTCTTTTCAATTGCCCAGAAGAAACCAAAGGCTACGGCCATGAAGACGATGAAGCCAATAAAGGGGCTGCCAGAGAACAGGTCTAGACCCATAGCAACTCCAAGCCAGGCGCCAATCACAGTTGGAACCATGGAGAGCGCCAAAAGGGCGTAAGTATTGCGGAGTACGCGATTGCGTACTTGGACGGTGCTAATTGAGCCGGTTTGGCCAAAGCCGTAAGAGTTCAGATCACTCATATTGACTCCTTCTTTTCATAGTGAATACAAGAGCCCATGAAGGGCTGTTGAGCTTAAGTATAGACAAAACACCCTAATTTCAAGCCCCCACAGAAAAGACCTACAAATTAAAGGCTTATGCCCTGTAAATTCAAGGGCTTAGCCCTACAGACATAGGGGTAAATACGGTCAGGCAATGTATAATTCGGGGGTCGCTGGAGTGGGGCGGCTTATTGACCTCACCTAGCAAATACCTTTGAAATCACTATTGGAGTCTTGCATGGCAATTGAACGCACCCTTTCTATTATCAAACCTGATGCTGTCGCTAAAAACGTCATCGGCAAAATCTATGACCGTTTTGAATCCGCTGGTTTGAAGATCATTGCTTCCAGAATGGCGCATTTGTCACAAAATGAAGCTGAGCAGTTCTACGGCGTTCATAAAGACCGTCCTTTCTTCAAAGATTTAGTGAGCTTCATGATTTCTGGTCCTGTAATGATTCAAGTATTGCAAGGCGAAGGCGCAATTGCTAAGAATCGTGATTTGATGGGCGCTACTGATCCGAAGAAGGCAGAAAAAGGCACAATCCGTGCTGACTTTGCTGACAGCATTGATGCAAACGCGGTTCACGGTTCTGATGCTCCTGAAACAGCTGCTGTGGAAGTTGCATTCTTCTTCCCTGGCATGAATGTTTTCAATCGTTAATCAACGATTGCTAACGAACAACCTATTTAATTTATAAGTAGGCGCAGTGACCTCCCCGCGC
This region of Polynucleobacter sp. JS-JIR-II-50 genomic DNA includes:
- a CDS encoding efflux RND transporter periplasmic adaptor subunit, producing MKDKILSFLKHWYEKAKPILHKGAHHGASHAKVAAAGLGGLYWNLSPQNRHRVRLAAFAFAILSVGIVLGRVTNVNRSVKVETSDKALKVESSGILELKLPGVTLNPAIYVFQAAEKVQVPVNLKVPGRLAFNAEKSKVLSARAPGRVERIYAFDGAPVDIGSPIVEMYSPEFLSAQQEYLLSSKTAKVLETSKTMSDLLGDARITQQAAANRMRNLGAGDGDIRSIEATGKTTSNLIMRSPLKGVVVKRNVEPGSAVNSGDVIATLADPKQLWFLGNVFEQDFKMIKQGQKMVLHLEAYPDKEFVATANYIAPTIDPQTRALLIRADVENTDDLLRPDMYAYGSLTTGTADAVVVPQSAIVRVRENRYAIIKVGSETYRRVPVKGYDLNSKSFAITEGIEQGWQVLAEGAVLLNDRFAKQED
- the ndk gene encoding nucleoside-diphosphate kinase; translated protein: MAIERTLSIIKPDAVAKNVIGKIYDRFESAGLKIIASRMAHLSQNEAEQFYGVHKDRPFFKDLVSFMISGPVMIQVLQGEGAIAKNRDLMGATDPKKAEKGTIRADFADSIDANAVHGSDAPETAAVEVAFFFPGMNVFNR
- a CDS encoding 3'-5' exonuclease, with amino-acid sequence MATVLVFDIETIPDVAGLRRLENLPDSMSDAEVASKVMAERAEKTGSEFLPLFLQKIVAISCVIRRTTKEGLPQIKVGTLGAPQDDEKVLIQAFFDLIEKYTPQLVSWNGSGFDLPVLHYRALANHVQAPRYWEMGESQDSDSREFKWNNYISRYHMRHLDMMDLLAKFNGRANAPLDGLAKLCGFPGKMGMDGSQVWPAYQDGKINDIRRYCETDVVNTYLMYCRFQLLRGGFSHAEYQEEIEFVKAYLEKESKEPNGSQWQEYLQGFSADA
- the surE gene encoding 5'/3'-nucleotidase SurE, with protein sequence MSNRQPHILVSNDDGYLAPGLLALVNAVRPLGRITVIAPEQNHSGASNSLTLSRPLSIHRVAGGERDGFFFVNGTPTDCVHVAMTGFLDEKPDLVISGINQGENMGEDTLYSGTVAAAVEGVMFGVPGIAFSQIDRGWNRIEDAAKAAHDVVAQMLVSALARTEGTATLLNVNIPNRPYADLYRWRVTRLGNRHHSQPVVVQDSPRGEKIYWIGAAGDVKEGSEGTDFHAIAEGCISITPMQLDLTHHARLAAMRANGWDRG
- a CDS encoding peptidoglycan DD-metalloendopeptidase family protein gives rise to the protein MSSSLMLVVGCSTPRTKPASVTDRSGGSSEPAPPGYYRVKKGDTLARIALDHGQAPRDVVQWNKAANPSFNPNVIEVGDLIMVKAPAGTKTAKVAEKKPSSEKSDSVVSTPEPAKNEVVAEPGIRLSWPAKGKVTGEFSETNKGIDIAGKVGEPVLAASDGKVVYAGNSLRGYGNLVIVKHDNTYLTAYAHNSKLLVKEGDTVRKGQKIAEMGDTDTTAAKLHFELRVNGKPVNPTPYLQ
- a CDS encoding Bax inhibitor-1 family protein, yielding MSDLNSYGFGQTGSISTVQVRNRVLRNTYALLALSMVPTVIGAWLGVAMGLDLFSGSPFIGFIVFMAVAFGFFWAIEKNKDSGVGVLLLLGFTFFMGIMMSRLIGFTLNSYSNGATLIMLSFGGTAAIFATMATIATVSKSDFAGMGKWLMVGVLLLIVASLANIWLQLPALMLTVMVLAIAIFSAFILVDVQRVINGGETNYIMATLAIYLDVYNVFTNLLALLGIVGGNRD
- the rlmD gene encoding 23S rRNA (uracil(1939)-C(5))-methyltransferase RlmD, which produces MRRGDKPVNIEVTEPIKVEALDLDAQGIARLAPNEEETAQGQSGKVIFIKGALPTELVTYTITSNKARFSKAKVRDILKPAVFRAEPKCKAFGVCGGCTMQHLDIRAQVAMKQRVLEDDLQHIAKVKPQEILRPMGGPTWEYRHRARLSAVNRSIKKGTVLIGFHEGKSGYVADMLACEILPKHVSDLLPEMRKLVMGLSIVDRMPQIEIAVGEPEDALSDDPKKSKPVTALVFRNLKPLTVEDEQRLRQFADQHQVWVWLQPKGIETVAPFYPETGKLCYRLPEFEIEMPFKPADFTQVNHMMNRALVSRAIRLLEVKETDRVLDLFCGIGNFTLPLARKAKQVLGIEGLESLTTRAKANAEHNGLVDKASFMQSDLFQVTTETIASWGKAERWLMDPPREGAMEICKALAELHISQSELLPKRIVYVSCNPKTLARDVEILCHQAGYTLSSAGIINMFPHTSHVESMAVFVRL
- a CDS encoding efflux RND transporter permease subunit — encoded protein: MSVFTSFIRGVIEKRVLVIFASIVLLGLGMFSLSKLPIQPYPGVAPLTIQAISQWPGRSTTEVEQQVTIPVENALAGIPGLQAFRSVSLFGLSVVTLKFNDTADPFKARQVFISNLSNVSFPPGVTSSISPDSDATGEIMRYEVRSDYASSTLLKTLQNYEIYKELKQTPGVADVSSFGGKVRQYQVIVSPESLQAKGVTVSQLIDALTNANSNTGGGLLPSGEQQFVVRGVGLLKNIDDIKQVVITINNGVPIRIGDVARVEIGNAPRLGMFQFNDNPDSVEGIVYLRRGENATEVLARVRSTVENINKHVLPPGIEVKPFYDRQVLLDITIGTVKHTLFFGISLVLAVLFFFLGNIRAAAVVAAVIPLALCVSFIQMHLWSVPANLISLGAIDFGVIVDSAVILTENVMRHLEEGGKRLNQSIIMATSEVQRAMIYSTGIIIVAYSPLFFMGGVEGIIFKPMAFTMGFALIAAMVLSLTFLPAMISLVFGENLHHKPPSFITKILDGYKPLLRKWMDRPLTVFSAAVFVLGLTLLSMTRLGTAFLPTLEENNIWLRVTLPNTVDLDYSVKVADQLRETFMAQPEIDKVAAQIGRPDDGTDSTGVFNQEYGLYLKSPDKMPSGTSKKDLITHLETELNKIPGITYSFSQYIQDNVNEALSGVKGENSVKIYGTDLDVLDQKAHEVIDQLKQVRGVADEGILKELGQPTLNIQIDRDKAARYGINVNDIQTVVANAIGGAAVTNLLEDEKTFGIAIRLNEGSRNDVSDIGHLLVDSPDGVKIPLSMVATVRLTDGPFFIYREAGKRYIAIKFSVRNRDLGSAVEDAQFLVEQNITLPPNYSISWDGQFNQMKQAQKKLMLIVPLALMGIFLLLVSAFGNFRDAFIVMINVPFAAIGGVIALHLAGETLSISAFFGFLSLFGIAIQDGVILISFINKTAATEHGQMKDIMVEGASLRVRPVLMTAALSGLGLLPAALSHSIGSEAQRPLALVIVGGMVTTTVLTLLVLPVIYGWFRGRALTMPASNI